A single Phytohabitans houttuyneae DNA region contains:
- a CDS encoding SDR family NAD(P)-dependent oxidoreductase, with protein sequence MTMANEEKLLENLRWVTGQLREARQRLTELQAPPEPIAIIGTACRLPGGVRSADDLWHLVAAGGDAVGPFPTDRGWDLASLFDADPDTSGTTYTDQGAFVTDATGFDAGFFGISPREATAMDPQQRMLLETAWEAFEDAGLRRDELHGSDTAVFAGVSAHDYLSVIGDMTSEVEGYVGTGNLGSVVSGRVAYTFGLGGPAVTVDTACSSSLVAMHLAAQSLRRGECSLALAGGVTVMATPGAFIEFSRQRGMAADGRCKPFAAEADGTGWGEGAGLVVLERLSDAQRHGHRVLAVIRGSAVNQDGTSNGLTAPNGPSQQRVIRQALADARLTPDRVDVVEAHGTGTTLGDPIEAQALLATYGQDRPTDRPLWLGSVKSNIGHTQAAAGAAGVIKMVMAMRHGLLPASLHVGAPTPHVDWDSGAVRLLTEATPWPGEHGPRRAGVSSFGISGTNCHVILEQAPQPPAEPPPPRAAGPVPWVLGARTPAALRAQAERLAGWVDGADPVDVGWSLVTTRSAFEHRAVVLDGTAGLAALAAGEPHPELVQGEVVPLGPGPVMVFPGQGSQWAGMAAELLDTSPAFGKRMAECEQALAPYLDWSVTEVLRRGELLDRDDMTQPALWAVMVSLAEVWRSYGVTPAAVVGHSQGEIAAACVAGVLSLADGAKVVALRSRALSALEPGGAMTSVALSAHEVEELLDRYPGLHLAAVNGPSSAVLAGPADQVTAAEDECAADGRHVRRVNVNYASHSPYIDALREPLLAGLGELTPAAAQVAFYSTVTAGRLGTEALDTDYWYRNLRQPVRFAAAVEALLGDGYRVFIEASPHPVLAVPVQEAAERAVVVPTLRRGQGDLAQVLRSVAAAYTAGVPVRWESCFPAPGRRIPLPTYPFQRQRYWVPVRDARGGDPAGLGLVPAGHPLLGAATELAEGDGYLLTGRLSAAGQGWLADHRVGEAALLPGTGFAELALHAATRTGGGTVVELTVQEPLLIPPAAAVDVQLSVGAPDEAGQRPLAIHSRPAGAADTPWSRHVSGALSAAAGPPPRPLDGAWPPPGATALPVDGLYQRMAERGFGYGPAFQGLTAAWRLGDDLYGEVALPEAERAAAAGYGVHPALFDAALHTLAAGATDDTGDAGAGGTVLLPFAWADVRLHATGATALRVRITPDGPGRLAVTAADPTGAPVLDVGTLTLRPVATDRVGRDRSATRDSLFQVSWPRLPELPRPAGRLAVLGTGPLAALPDAGHHPDLAALFDAVAAGAPPADAVLVECGTAAGADPVAGLREATTRALDLVRRWLDGPFAGRLVLVTRNAVAVQAHEDVPHLAAAAVWGLVRSAQTENPGRLVLLDLDDSDASRAAVPALLATDEPQAALRDGQAHVPRLAPDEPGRRLTPPAGTDTWRLGLRGTGSVTNLALVDAPDNARPLGSGELRVRLRAGGLNFRDVVVTLGMVDDSRPLGGDGAGVVLEAGPDCTFAVGDRVMGLCNGLGPVVVTDQRLVTRIPDGWTYAQASAAPSAFLTAYYGLVELAALRPGERLLLHAATGGVGLAALQLAKHLGAEVYATASPGKWSQLRRRGVDEARIASSRTLDFAGRFGPVDVVLNSLAGEFTDASLRMLGPGGRFVELGKTDPRDPDEVAAAHPGVSYHAFDLMTAAGPDLIARMWHALSTLFADGTLLPLPVTAWDVRHAPDAVRYFSQARHIGKVVLTLPAPPDPDGTVLITGGTGTIGAATARHLVTAHGVRHLLLASRSGPAADGASALADELTALGATVSVRACDTGDRDALARLLDAVPDAHPLTAVVHAAGVLDDATVAALTAEQLDAVLHAKADSAWHLHELTRDRDLTAFVLYSAFAGLAGAAGQANYSAANAFLDALARHRRRAGLAGTSLAWGYWRQATGMTGRMTDADQARLARSGILGMDAGEGMALYDAALETGHPLISPIRLDLAAMRRQARSGDTPALLRGLVGSAAKPVAAAATVNLGTPLAGLPPEERHAALLELVRAHAATVLGHDSPREIAPTGRFRDLGFDSLIAVELRNRLSTATGLRLPATMAFDHPTPEAVARLLAESLAPTAAAPPAESPLAVLHRLESALAAAPPGADDQATLALRLQGVLRLLTPRAEQVDDDLDTATDEELFEVLDNELSDADEARPGRG encoded by the coding sequence GTGACGATGGCGAACGAGGAGAAGCTGCTGGAGAACCTGCGCTGGGTCACCGGGCAGCTGCGCGAGGCCCGGCAACGGCTCACCGAGCTCCAGGCGCCTCCGGAGCCGATCGCGATCATTGGTACCGCCTGCCGGCTGCCCGGCGGCGTGCGCTCCGCCGACGACCTCTGGCACCTCGTCGCGGCAGGCGGTGACGCGGTCGGCCCGTTCCCCACCGATCGCGGCTGGGACCTGGCCAGCCTCTTCGACGCCGACCCCGACACCTCCGGCACCACGTACACCGACCAGGGCGCGTTCGTCACCGACGCCACCGGCTTCGACGCCGGGTTCTTCGGCATCAGCCCGCGCGAGGCGACCGCGATGGACCCGCAGCAGCGGATGCTGCTGGAGACCGCGTGGGAGGCGTTCGAGGACGCCGGGCTGCGCCGCGACGAGCTGCACGGCAGCGACACCGCGGTGTTCGCCGGGGTCAGCGCCCACGACTACCTGTCGGTGATCGGCGACATGACCAGCGAGGTGGAAGGGTACGTCGGCACCGGCAACCTCGGCAGCGTCGTCTCCGGCCGGGTGGCGTACACGTTCGGTCTGGGCGGCCCAGCCGTCACCGTGGACACCGCCTGCTCGTCGTCGCTGGTGGCGATGCACCTGGCCGCCCAGTCGCTGCGCCGCGGCGAGTGCTCGCTGGCGCTGGCCGGCGGGGTCACGGTGATGGCCACGCCCGGGGCGTTCATCGAGTTCTCCCGGCAGCGTGGGATGGCCGCCGACGGGCGCTGCAAACCCTTCGCGGCCGAGGCCGACGGCACCGGCTGGGGCGAGGGCGCGGGTCTTGTCGTACTGGAAAGGCTCTCCGACGCCCAGCGGCACGGACACCGGGTGCTGGCCGTGATCCGCGGCTCGGCGGTGAACCAGGATGGCACCAGCAACGGCCTGACCGCCCCGAACGGACCTTCCCAGCAGCGCGTGATCCGCCAAGCCCTCGCCGACGCGCGGCTCACACCGGACCGGGTGGACGTCGTGGAGGCGCACGGCACCGGTACCACGCTCGGCGACCCGATCGAGGCGCAGGCGCTGCTCGCCACGTACGGGCAGGACCGTCCCACGGACCGTCCACTGTGGCTCGGCTCGGTCAAGTCGAACATCGGCCACACCCAGGCCGCCGCCGGCGCCGCCGGGGTCATCAAGATGGTGATGGCGATGCGGCACGGCCTGCTCCCGGCGAGCCTGCACGTGGGCGCGCCCACACCGCACGTCGACTGGGACAGCGGCGCGGTGCGGCTGCTCACCGAGGCGACACCGTGGCCGGGCGAGCATGGGCCGCGCCGCGCCGGGGTTTCCTCGTTCGGCATCTCCGGCACCAACTGCCACGTGATCCTGGAGCAGGCGCCGCAGCCTCCCGCCGAGCCGCCCCCGCCGCGTGCCGCGGGCCCGGTCCCCTGGGTGCTCGGCGCGCGTACCCCCGCCGCCCTGCGCGCCCAAGCGGAGCGGCTGGCCGGGTGGGTGGACGGTGCCGACCCGGTCGACGTGGGCTGGTCCCTGGTGACGACGCGGTCGGCGTTCGAACACCGGGCGGTGGTCCTGGACGGCACGGCCGGGCTCGCGGCGCTGGCCGCCGGCGAACCCCACCCCGAGCTGGTACAGGGAGAGGTGGTCCCGCTCGGGCCCGGACCGGTGATGGTCTTCCCCGGGCAGGGCTCGCAGTGGGCCGGCATGGCCGCGGAGCTGCTGGACACCTCCCCCGCGTTCGGCAAACGGATGGCCGAGTGCGAGCAGGCCCTCGCGCCGTACCTGGACTGGTCGGTGACCGAGGTGCTGCGCCGCGGCGAGCTGCTGGACCGCGACGACATGACCCAGCCCGCGCTGTGGGCGGTGATGGTCTCGCTCGCCGAGGTGTGGCGCTCGTACGGGGTCACACCGGCCGCTGTCGTCGGGCACTCGCAGGGCGAGATCGCCGCCGCCTGCGTGGCCGGGGTGCTGTCGCTGGCGGACGGGGCGAAGGTGGTGGCGCTGCGCAGCCGGGCGCTCAGCGCGCTGGAGCCGGGCGGCGCGATGACCTCCGTCGCGCTCTCCGCGCACGAGGTCGAGGAGCTGCTGGACCGTTACCCGGGGCTGCACCTGGCCGCGGTCAACGGCCCGAGCTCGGCCGTCCTGGCCGGCCCGGCCGACCAGGTGACCGCCGCCGAGGACGAATGCGCGGCGGACGGGCGGCACGTGCGCCGGGTGAACGTCAACTACGCCTCGCACAGCCCGTACATCGACGCGTTGCGGGAGCCACTGCTTGCCGGCCTCGGCGAGCTGACACCAGCCGCCGCGCAGGTCGCGTTCTACTCCACGGTGACCGCTGGCCGGCTCGGCACCGAAGCGCTGGACACCGACTACTGGTACCGCAACCTTCGCCAGCCGGTGCGTTTCGCCGCCGCTGTGGAGGCGCTGCTCGGCGACGGCTACCGGGTCTTCATCGAGGCGAGCCCGCACCCCGTGCTGGCCGTACCCGTGCAGGAGGCAGCCGAGCGCGCTGTGGTGGTGCCGACGCTGCGCCGCGGCCAGGGTGACCTGGCACAGGTGCTGCGCTCCGTCGCCGCCGCCTACACGGCCGGCGTGCCGGTCCGGTGGGAGAGCTGCTTCCCGGCGCCGGGACGGCGGATACCGCTGCCGACCTACCCTTTCCAGCGGCAGCGGTACTGGGTCCCGGTCCGCGACGCGCGCGGCGGCGACCCCGCCGGCCTCGGCCTCGTCCCGGCCGGGCACCCGCTGCTGGGCGCGGCGACCGAGCTCGCCGAGGGCGACGGCTACCTGCTCACCGGGCGCCTCTCCGCCGCCGGACAGGGCTGGCTCGCCGACCACCGGGTGGGCGAGGCGGCGCTGCTGCCCGGGACCGGCTTCGCCGAACTGGCCCTGCACGCGGCGACGCGCACCGGCGGCGGCACCGTCGTGGAGCTGACCGTGCAGGAGCCGCTGCTGATCCCGCCCGCGGCCGCGGTGGACGTGCAGCTGAGCGTGGGTGCGCCGGACGAGGCCGGGCAGCGCCCGCTGGCCATCCACTCCCGCCCGGCCGGCGCCGCGGACACCCCCTGGTCCCGGCACGTCAGCGGAGCCCTGTCCGCCGCGGCCGGACCGCCGCCGCGGCCGCTGGATGGCGCCTGGCCGCCACCCGGCGCGACCGCGCTGCCGGTGGACGGGCTCTACCAGCGCATGGCCGAGCGGGGCTTCGGGTACGGGCCGGCGTTTCAGGGGCTCACCGCGGCCTGGCGGCTCGGCGACGACCTGTACGGCGAGGTCGCCCTCCCGGAGGCGGAACGCGCGGCCGCGGCAGGGTACGGAGTGCACCCGGCGCTGTTCGACGCGGCCCTGCACACCCTCGCCGCCGGCGCCACCGACGACACGGGGGACGCCGGCGCGGGCGGCACCGTGCTGCTCCCGTTCGCCTGGGCGGACGTCCGCCTGCACGCCACCGGTGCCACCGCCCTGCGGGTCCGGATCACCCCGGACGGCCCGGGGCGGCTCGCCGTCACCGCCGCCGACCCGACCGGCGCGCCGGTACTCGACGTGGGCACGCTGACCCTGCGACCGGTCGCCACCGACCGCGTCGGCCGGGACCGCAGCGCCACCCGCGACTCGCTGTTCCAGGTGTCGTGGCCACGCCTGCCCGAGCTCCCGCGACCTGCCGGACGGCTCGCGGTGCTCGGCACCGGGCCGCTGGCCGCGCTCCCCGACGCCGGGCACCACCCTGACCTGGCCGCCCTGTTCGACGCCGTGGCGGCCGGGGCGCCACCGGCCGACGCCGTCCTCGTCGAGTGCGGCACGGCAGCGGGCGCCGACCCGGTGGCCGGCCTGCGCGAGGCCACCACACGAGCGCTCGACCTGGTCCGGCGCTGGCTGGACGGGCCCTTCGCCGGCCGGCTGGTACTCGTGACCCGGAACGCGGTGGCCGTACAGGCCCACGAGGACGTGCCCCACCTCGCCGCGGCGGCCGTGTGGGGACTGGTTCGCAGCGCGCAGACCGAGAACCCGGGCCGGCTCGTGCTGCTGGACCTGGACGACTCGGACGCCTCACGCGCCGCCGTACCCGCCCTGCTCGCCACCGACGAACCGCAGGCGGCGCTCCGCGACGGGCAGGCGCACGTACCCCGCCTCGCGCCGGACGAGCCGGGCCGCCGCCTCACCCCGCCGGCCGGCACCGACACCTGGCGTCTCGGCCTGCGCGGCACCGGCAGCGTCACCAACCTCGCGCTCGTCGACGCACCGGACAACGCACGCCCGCTCGGATCGGGCGAGCTGCGGGTACGCCTGCGGGCCGGCGGCCTCAACTTCCGCGACGTCGTGGTGACCCTCGGCATGGTGGACGACAGCCGCCCGCTCGGCGGCGACGGCGCGGGTGTCGTCCTGGAGGCCGGCCCGGACTGCACGTTCGCCGTGGGCGACCGGGTGATGGGGCTGTGCAACGGGCTCGGCCCGGTCGTCGTCACCGACCAGCGGCTGGTCACCCGGATACCGGACGGCTGGACCTACGCCCAGGCCTCGGCCGCCCCGTCGGCGTTCCTCACCGCGTACTACGGCCTGGTCGAGCTCGCCGCGCTGCGCCCCGGCGAACGGCTGCTGCTGCACGCCGCGACCGGTGGCGTCGGCCTGGCCGCCCTCCAGCTCGCCAAGCACCTGGGAGCCGAGGTGTACGCCACGGCCAGCCCCGGCAAGTGGTCGCAGCTGCGCCGGCGCGGCGTGGACGAGGCGCGCATCGCCAGCTCCCGCACCCTTGACTTCGCGGGCCGCTTCGGGCCGGTCGACGTGGTGCTCAACTCGCTGGCCGGCGAGTTCACGGACGCGTCGCTGCGGATGCTCGGGCCCGGCGGCCGCTTCGTCGAGCTGGGCAAGACCGATCCGCGCGACCCCGACGAGGTCGCCGCCGCCCACCCCGGCGTCTCGTACCACGCGTTCGACCTGATGACCGCGGCCGGACCGGACCTGATCGCGCGGATGTGGCACGCACTGTCCACATTGTTCGCCGACGGCACGCTGCTGCCGCTGCCGGTCACCGCGTGGGACGTACGCCACGCCCCCGACGCGGTCCGCTACTTCAGCCAGGCTCGGCACATCGGCAAGGTGGTGCTCACCCTGCCCGCTCCGCCGGACCCGGACGGCACGGTCCTGATCACCGGCGGTACCGGCACGATCGGCGCGGCCACCGCCCGGCACCTGGTGACCGCACACGGCGTACGCCATCTGCTGCTGGCAAGCCGCTCCGGCCCGGCGGCCGACGGCGCGAGCGCGCTCGCCGACGAGCTGACCGCGCTGGGTGCGACGGTCAGCGTACGGGCCTGCGACACCGGCGACCGCGACGCGCTGGCCCGGCTGCTCGACGCCGTCCCGGACGCCCACCCGCTGACCGCGGTGGTGCACGCGGCCGGCGTCCTCGACGACGCCACCGTCGCCGCCCTCACCGCCGAGCAGCTTGACGCGGTGCTGCACGCCAAGGCCGACTCGGCCTGGCATCTGCACGAGCTGACCCGCGACCGCGACCTGACCGCGTTCGTGCTGTACTCCGCGTTCGCCGGGCTCGCCGGCGCGGCCGGGCAGGCCAACTACTCGGCGGCCAACGCGTTCCTTGACGCGCTGGCCCGGCACCGGCGCCGCGCCGGCCTCGCCGGCACCTCGCTGGCCTGGGGCTACTGGCGGCAGGCGACCGGGATGACCGGGCGGATGACCGACGCCGACCAGGCCCGCCTGGCCCGTTCCGGGATCCTCGGCATGGACGCCGGCGAAGGCATGGCGCTGTACGACGCCGCGCTGGAGACCGGCCACCCACTGATCTCGCCGATCCGGCTGGACCTGGCCGCGATGCGCCGCCAGGCCCGTTCCGGTGACACCCCGGCGCTGCTGCGCGGGCTGGTGGGGAGCGCGGCAAAGCCGGTGGCGGCCGCCGCGACCGTAAACCTCGGCACCCCCCTCGCCGGGCTGCCCCCGGAGGAGCGGCACGCCGCGCTGCTGGAGCTGGTTCGCGCGCACGCGGCCACCGTGCTCGGGCACGACTCACCGCGCGAGATCGCCCCGACCGGCCGCTTCCGGGACCTGGGCTTCGACTCGCTCATCGCGGTGGAGCTGCGCAACCGGCTCAGCACCGCGACCGGGCTGCGGCTGCCGGCCACGATGGCGTTCGACCACCCCACACCGGAGGCGGTGGCCCGGCTGCTCGCCGAGAGCCTCGCCCCGACCGCCGCCGCGCCGCCGGCCGAGTCGCCGCTTGCCGTCCTGCACCGGCTGGAGAGCGCCCTCGCCGCCGCCCCACCCGGCGCCGACGACCAGGCCACCCTCGCCCTGCGGCTCCAGGGCGTGCTGCGCCTGCTGACCCCGCGCGCCGAGCAGGTCGACGACGACCTGGACACGGCCACCGACGAGGAGCTGTTCGAGGTCCTTGACAACGAGCTGAGCGACGCCGACGAGGCCCGCCCGGGCCGGGGGTGA